In Insulibacter thermoxylanivorax, the following are encoded in one genomic region:
- a CDS encoding glycoside hydrolase family 3 C-terminal domain-containing protein, producing MAELQRNPEKIAEYKKRAAELVSQMTLDEKIRQMLHAAPAIERLGVKAYNWWNEALHGVARAGTATVFPQAIGLAATFDEELMEKIADAIATEGRAKYNMQQEFGDTDIYKGLTFWSPNVNIFRDPRWGRGHETYGEDPYLTSRLGVRFIQGLQGKDENYLKAAACAKHFAVHSGPEGLRHSFNAVVSKQDMYETYLPAFEACVKEAKVEAVMGAYNRTNGEPCCGSETLLVKILRGDWGFDGHVVSDCWAIKDFHEYHKVTKNEVESVALAVNMGCDLNCGSLFVFLKDAIEQGLVTEEQIDQAVTRLMTTRMKLGMFDDPEKVPFSKISYKEVDSPEMREFNLQVSRQTLTLLKNENNILPLDKSKIKTIGVIGPNANNRKALVGNYEGTASRYITPLEGIQDYVGDDVRVLYSEGCDLFKDRVSVLSTTGNDRISEVKGVCKESDVIIVCLGLDADLEGEEGDTGNQFASGDKPDLRFPGLQEEVLKVCYESGKPVILLVLAGSAMDLSWADEHIPAIVQCWYPGAQGGRAIAELLFGEYSPEGKLPVTFYRSTEELPEFTDYSMKGRTYRYMEQDALYPFGYGLSYTNFELSDVKVDTDKVTDAGVTVTAKIRNTGQMRGGETVQVYVKVERDGTPNPQLKGLKKVHLDPQEEQEVTIHLPLDAFGLYDEEAIKRVYAGEFSVYVGTTQPDRRSRALTGKEPVKLTLTADEEVVLSKPPF from the coding sequence ATGGCAGAGTTGCAGAGAAATCCTGAGAAGATCGCCGAATATAAGAAGCGTGCTGCAGAGCTTGTCTCGCAGATGACGTTGGATGAGAAGATCCGTCAGATGCTGCACGCGGCTCCGGCGATTGAACGCCTAGGTGTGAAAGCGTATAACTGGTGGAACGAGGCGCTGCATGGCGTGGCGCGAGCCGGTACGGCGACGGTGTTCCCGCAGGCGATTGGACTTGCGGCGACCTTCGATGAGGAACTGATGGAGAAGATCGCTGATGCGATCGCAACGGAAGGTCGTGCGAAGTACAACATGCAGCAGGAATTTGGCGATACGGATATCTACAAGGGTCTCACCTTCTGGTCGCCAAACGTGAATATCTTCCGTGATCCGCGCTGGGGACGCGGGCATGAGACCTACGGAGAAGACCCCTATCTGACAAGCCGTCTCGGCGTGCGGTTCATCCAAGGGCTGCAAGGCAAGGATGAAAACTATCTCAAAGCCGCGGCTTGTGCAAAGCACTTCGCAGTACACTCCGGACCGGAGGGTCTGAGACACAGCTTCAATGCGGTTGTATCCAAGCAAGATATGTATGAGACCTATCTGCCCGCATTCGAGGCCTGCGTCAAAGAGGCGAAGGTTGAAGCAGTCATGGGGGCCTATAACCGCACGAACGGCGAACCATGCTGCGGCAGTGAGACGCTGCTCGTGAAGATTCTGCGCGGCGATTGGGGCTTCGACGGTCACGTCGTCTCCGACTGCTGGGCGATCAAGGACTTCCATGAGTATCATAAGGTAACGAAAAACGAAGTAGAATCGGTTGCTCTGGCCGTGAACATGGGCTGCGACCTGAACTGCGGAAGCTTGTTCGTCTTCCTCAAGGATGCGATCGAGCAGGGTCTGGTCACGGAAGAGCAGATTGACCAAGCGGTTACGCGTCTGATGACGACCCGCATGAAGCTTGGTATGTTCGATGATCCGGAGAAGGTGCCGTTCAGCAAGATTTCCTACAAGGAAGTGGATTCGCCGGAGATGCGCGAATTCAACCTGCAGGTATCGCGTCAAACGCTGACGCTGCTGAAGAACGAGAACAACATCCTTCCGCTGGATAAGAGCAAGATCAAGACCATCGGCGTCATCGGTCCGAACGCGAACAACCGCAAGGCGCTGGTGGGTAACTACGAAGGAACGGCTTCCCGTTACATCACGCCGCTGGAAGGCATCCAGGACTATGTCGGCGATGATGTGCGCGTCCTCTATTCGGAAGGCTGCGACCTGTTCAAGGATCGCGTCAGCGTGCTGAGCACGACAGGCAATGACCGCATCTCCGAAGTGAAAGGCGTCTGCAAGGAGAGCGACGTGATCATCGTCTGCCTCGGTCTCGATGCTGACCTCGAAGGAGAAGAAGGCGATACGGGTAACCAATTCGCAAGCGGCGACAAGCCGGATCTGCGCTTCCCGGGACTGCAGGAAGAAGTGCTGAAAGTCTGCTATGAGAGCGGCAAGCCGGTCATCCTGCTGGTGCTTGCGGGCAGCGCTATGGACCTGAGCTGGGCAGATGAGCATATCCCGGCGATCGTTCAATGCTGGTATCCGGGTGCTCAGGGCGGACGTGCGATCGCGGAACTGCTCTTCGGTGAGTATTCGCCGGAAGGCAAGCTGCCGGTTACCTTCTACCGTTCCACGGAAGAGCTGCCTGAGTTCACGGATTACTCCATGAAGGGCCGCACTTACCGCTACATGGAGCAAGATGCGCTGTATCCGTTCGGCTACGGTCTGTCCTACACGAACTTCGAGCTGTCCGATGTGAAGGTGGATACGGATAAGGTGACTGATGCAGGTGTTACGGTAACGGCGAAGATCCGCAACACCGGTCAGATGAGAGGCGGAGAGACGGTGCAAGTCTACGTCAAGGTCGAGCGCGACGGTACGCCGAATCCGCAGCTTAAGGGCCTGAAGAAGGTACACCTCGATCCGCAAGAGGAGCAGGAAGTGACGATCCATCTGCCGCTGGATGCTTTCGGCCTCTATGATGAAGAGGCGATCAAACGTGTCTACGCTGGAGAATTCTCTGTATACGTGGGCACAACCCAGCCGGATCGCCGCAGCCGTGCGCTGACAGGCAAGGAGCCGGTGAAGCTCACTCTGACAGCGGACGAAGAAGTCGTATTGAGCAAACCTCCATTCTAA
- a CDS encoding AraC family transcriptional regulator produces the protein MIEFLDGTRETVHYSEHFGMRLFINESAIDYPVHWHTAAEIIMPLVNGYTAVVSDQRCELAPGEILFIPPGELHELFAPPSGKRLILQFDYGQFTHMDGFDTTLAMLRPFTVLRSGEDDETLHSLRPLLYKIMDEYFSKSPLSEAQAYSILIQFIVCLGRRILTEERRFPKTHPSKRLRDIERFNRVCRYIREHCTEDIRTDDAAREAGLSKYHFVRMFKQFTGISFTTYLNQQRIMLAEKLLIEPNVSITEVAMRSGFGSLATFNRVFKEHKKCTPSQYKQLYGQHIQP, from the coding sequence TTGATCGAATTTCTCGACGGCACTAGAGAAACGGTTCACTATTCGGAACACTTCGGCATGCGCCTCTTCATCAATGAAAGTGCGATCGATTATCCGGTCCATTGGCATACAGCAGCGGAGATCATCATGCCCCTCGTGAACGGCTACACCGCCGTCGTCAGCGATCAGCGCTGCGAGCTTGCGCCAGGCGAGATCCTGTTCATCCCGCCCGGCGAACTCCATGAACTGTTCGCTCCTCCCAGCGGAAAGCGCCTGATCCTGCAGTTTGACTACGGGCAGTTCACGCATATGGACGGCTTCGACACAACCTTAGCCATGCTGCGGCCCTTCACCGTGCTGCGCTCCGGCGAAGATGACGAAACCTTGCACAGCTTACGTCCGCTCCTGTATAAGATCATGGATGAATATTTCAGCAAGTCGCCGCTGAGTGAAGCGCAGGCTTACTCCATCTTGATCCAATTCATAGTGTGCTTAGGCCGCCGGATCCTAACCGAAGAGCGCCGATTTCCCAAGACCCACCCCTCGAAACGGCTGCGGGACATCGAACGCTTCAACCGCGTATGCCGCTACATCCGCGAGCATTGCACCGAGGACATCCGCACCGACGATGCAGCCCGTGAAGCCGGTCTCAGCAAGTATCATTTCGTCCGCATGTTCAAGCAGTTCACGGGCATCTCCTTCACCACCTATCTGAACCAGCAGCGCATCATGCTGGCCGAGAAACTGCTCATCGAGCCGAATGTATCGATCACGGAAGTCGCCATGCGTTCCGGATTCGGAAGTTTGGCTACCTTTAACCGCGTGTTCAAAGAACACAAAAAATGCACACCCTCCCAATACAAACAGCTCTACGGTCAGCATATTCAACCGTAG
- a CDS encoding alpha-amylase family glycosyl hydrolase, producing MKLGRYGLCGLVGLLTVMLIASGCSWRGGGEPQHQTLSGTWIIAEDVNDPSARSESNVYYEIFVRAFADSDGDGIGDLRGVVNMLDYLNDGDPETTEDLGVSGIWLMPIHPSPSYHGYDVTDYRSIHPDYGTLEDFQVLIEEAHKRGMKVIMDLVVNHTSSEHPWFLEAAMDPSSPYRDWYVWRDEEDSPIAVSAAGGPAWHRSPGGGADYLGVFWSGMPDLNFDHAAVRREMIDIGKFWLELGVDGFRLDAAKHIYEDLSGDEKNPALQERNLAWWKEFREALQEVNPDVYLVGEVWDSSPARVAPYFQVFDSAFNFTVGELAISAAAREEDSNLAFTLERMHGAYDTASGGGFIDAPFLTNHDQNRVMSNLRGDLNHAKMAASILLTLPGRPFVYYGEEIGMQGVKPDEEIREPMKWADEEGGTSAAGEGVPSLAGIPVSAYAEAMTRWRMPRHQADTPSVLAQQSDPASLLHHYRALIQLRSRLPVLVSGTILQLDLEPAQLMAYERRDGADRVLVVHNLGGSEAEAILKPDAAGTAYERLVAASSSDVEVSSGEEGQLHLKLPPYSTAVVR from the coding sequence GTGAAATTAGGCAGATACGGCTTGTGCGGCCTGGTCGGGCTGCTGACGGTGATGCTCATCGCTTCCGGCTGTTCTTGGCGGGGCGGCGGTGAACCGCAGCATCAAACATTAAGCGGAACGTGGATCATCGCTGAGGATGTGAACGATCCATCCGCTCGAAGTGAATCGAACGTATACTACGAGATCTTCGTGCGCGCGTTCGCCGATTCGGACGGCGATGGGATCGGCGACCTGCGCGGCGTCGTGAATATGCTGGATTACCTGAATGACGGTGATCCGGAGACAACGGAGGATCTTGGGGTCAGCGGCATCTGGCTGATGCCGATTCACCCTTCACCGAGCTATCACGGGTATGATGTTACTGATTATCGCAGCATTCATCCCGACTATGGGACGTTGGAAGACTTTCAAGTATTGATCGAGGAGGCCCATAAGCGGGGCATGAAAGTGATCATGGACCTCGTTGTCAACCATACGTCCTCTGAGCATCCGTGGTTCCTGGAGGCGGCGATGGATCCTTCCAGTCCTTATCGGGATTGGTACGTGTGGCGCGATGAAGAAGATTCTCCGATTGCGGTCAGCGCTGCCGGCGGGCCGGCCTGGCATCGAAGTCCGGGCGGTGGAGCGGACTACCTCGGCGTATTCTGGAGCGGGATGCCGGATCTGAACTTCGATCATGCAGCCGTGCGCCGGGAGATGATCGATATCGGCAAGTTCTGGCTGGAGCTCGGAGTCGACGGTTTCCGATTGGATGCGGCGAAGCATATCTATGAGGATCTCAGCGGCGATGAGAAAAATCCGGCGCTGCAAGAACGCAACCTGGCCTGGTGGAAGGAATTCCGTGAAGCTCTGCAAGAGGTGAATCCGGACGTGTACCTCGTAGGAGAAGTATGGGATTCCTCTCCTGCACGGGTGGCTCCCTATTTTCAAGTATTTGATTCCGCCTTTAATTTCACAGTCGGTGAACTGGCGATCTCCGCGGCGGCGAGAGAAGAGGATTCAAATCTGGCCTTCACGCTGGAACGGATGCACGGCGCTTATGATACAGCGTCGGGCGGCGGATTCATCGACGCGCCGTTCTTGACGAATCATGATCAGAACCGGGTGATGTCGAACCTGCGCGGCGATCTGAATCATGCGAAGATGGCGGCGTCGATCCTCCTGACCCTGCCCGGCAGACCGTTCGTCTATTACGGCGAGGAGATCGGCATGCAGGGCGTGAAACCCGATGAGGAGATCCGCGAACCGATGAAATGGGCCGATGAGGAGGGGGGAACTTCGGCTGCAGGTGAAGGAGTGCCCAGCCTGGCGGGCATCCCTGTCTCTGCTTATGCCGAAGCGATGACGCGCTGGCGTATGCCGCGGCATCAAGCGGATACCCCATCGGTACTGGCGCAGCAGTCCGATCCCGCATCCCTGCTGCATCACTACCGCGCTTTGATCCAGCTGCGCAGCCGGCTGCCGGTGCTCGTCAGCGGCACGATCCTACAGCTCGATCTCGAGCCAGCCCAGCTTATGGCCTATGAGCGGCGGGATGGAGCGGATCGCGTCCTTGTCGTGCATAACCTGGGCGGTTCAGAAGCGGAAGCGATCCTTAAGCCTGATGCGGCTGGCACGGCTTACGAGCGTCTGGTCGCGGCCAGCAGTTCCGATGTAGAAGTAAGCAGCGGTGAAGAGGGTCAGCTCCATCTGAAGCTTCCTCCGTACAGCACTGCTGTCGTGCGATAA
- a CDS encoding sugar ABC transporter permease: MKPRLLFSYVILVILSCISLFPALWIVLSSFKVGNSLYSETLFPREFTLEHYIELFTNTDYPLWFMNTLKVAFVSMLLGTTLMLLTSYAISRFRFKGRKATLTTLLVLQMFPGFMAMIAIYILLMQFNLLNNHWALILVYSSGAILGNVFIAKGYFDTIPRSLDESARIDGASHWIVFTRIMIPLARPMLTYVSLMIFTGAFVDFIFAELILRTEEQRTLAVGLWRMVSQRQSTEFTLFAAGAVLIAVPITLLFIFLQRYLVQGLTAGASKG, translated from the coding sequence ATGAAGCCGAGGTTATTATTCAGCTATGTTATCTTGGTCATCTTGTCATGCATCAGCCTCTTCCCGGCGCTGTGGATCGTGCTGTCTTCCTTCAAGGTGGGCAACAGTTTGTACAGCGAGACACTGTTTCCCAGGGAGTTCACATTAGAGCATTATATCGAATTGTTCACGAACACCGATTATCCGCTGTGGTTTATGAATACTCTTAAAGTGGCCTTCGTCTCGATGCTCCTTGGAACGACGCTGATGCTGTTGACATCCTATGCGATCTCCCGGTTTCGCTTCAAGGGACGCAAGGCGACGCTGACGACGCTGCTGGTGCTGCAGATGTTCCCGGGATTCATGGCGATGATCGCCATCTATATCCTGCTCATGCAGTTCAATCTGCTCAACAACCACTGGGCGCTCATCCTTGTCTACAGTTCCGGCGCGATTCTGGGCAACGTGTTTATCGCTAAGGGGTATTTTGATACGATTCCGCGGAGCTTGGACGAGTCAGCACGCATCGACGGCGCTTCGCACTGGATCGTGTTCACGCGGATCATGATCCCGCTGGCGCGGCCGATGCTGACCTATGTAAGCCTGATGATCTTCACCGGGGCCTTCGTCGATTTCATCTTCGCAGAGCTCATCCTGCGCACAGAGGAACAGCGGACCTTAGCCGTTGGGCTCTGGCGGATGGTCAGCCAACGGCAATCGACGGAATTCACCCTGTTCGCGGCGGGCGCTGTGTTGATCGCTGTGCCGATTACGCTGCTCTTCATCTTCTTGCAGCGCTATCTGGTGCAGGGGCTGACCGCCGGCGCGAGCAAGGGTTGA
- a CDS encoding carbohydrate ABC transporter permease has translation MKRHSISAMTLSILFMGLGQLYNRQLAKGILYALIWSGLLWVSFDYLFEAIRGLITLGETPSGMVKVGRVYQMVQGDHSIFLMVEGLIALFALLLIIGIYIMNVRDAYMNGLRRELGEPTKGIIDGLKGIEGKAFPYYVLLLPAISILFLTILPIVFNILLAFTNYADPILPPANLVDWVGFDNFRNLVQLESWSRTFFGVLGWTVIWAVLATITTYFGGMLVAILINQDGIKLKKLWRTILIIPFAIPNLVSLLVMRNLFNGQFGPINMFLRNVLGLEGVPWLTDPVWAKVTVILVNMWIGIPVSMILISGVLTTIPRDLYEAAEVDGASAFQRFRHITLPWVLFSTAPILIMQFAGNINNFNVIFLLTNGDPVNPNYQYAGSTDLLVTWLYKLTLNNQQYNLSAVIGIIIFIIIASVSIYNFRKTRSYREEDMVV, from the coding sequence ATGAAACGACATTCCATATCCGCGATGACTCTCTCCATCTTGTTCATGGGATTAGGTCAGCTCTATAACCGCCAGCTGGCCAAAGGAATCCTGTATGCCTTAATCTGGTCGGGACTGCTCTGGGTGAGCTTCGACTACCTGTTTGAAGCGATCAGGGGATTGATCACCTTGGGCGAGACGCCCTCCGGCATGGTGAAAGTCGGCAGGGTCTATCAGATGGTACAGGGTGATCACTCGATCTTCTTGATGGTAGAAGGGTTGATCGCTTTATTCGCTCTGCTCCTGATCATCGGCATCTACATCATGAACGTACGCGATGCTTATATGAACGGGCTGCGCAGAGAGCTGGGCGAGCCGACGAAAGGGATCATCGATGGTCTGAAAGGCATCGAGGGCAAGGCTTTCCCCTATTATGTGCTGCTGCTGCCGGCCATCTCGATCCTGTTCTTAACGATCCTGCCGATCGTCTTCAACATCCTGCTCGCTTTCACCAACTATGCGGATCCGATCCTGCCGCCGGCAAACCTGGTGGATTGGGTGGGGTTTGATAACTTCCGCAATCTCGTTCAGTTGGAGAGCTGGAGCCGTACATTCTTCGGCGTGCTCGGATGGACGGTGATCTGGGCGGTCCTGGCGACGATCACCACGTACTTCGGCGGGATGCTCGTGGCGATCTTGATCAACCAGGATGGGATCAAACTTAAGAAGCTCTGGCGCACGATCCTGATCATTCCCTTCGCTATTCCAAACCTGGTGTCGCTGCTCGTCATGCGGAACTTGTTCAACGGTCAGTTCGGCCCGATCAATATGTTCCTGCGCAATGTCCTTGGGCTCGAAGGAGTGCCGTGGCTGACGGACCCGGTTTGGGCGAAGGTGACGGTCATCCTCGTAAATATGTGGATCGGTATCCCCGTATCGATGATCTTGATCTCGGGTGTCCTGACGACTATTCCCAGGGATCTGTACGAGGCAGCAGAGGTGGACGGGGCCAGCGCCTTCCAGCGTTTCCGTCATATCACCTTACCATGGGTGCTGTTCTCCACGGCGCCGATCTTGATCATGCAATTCGCCGGCAATATCAACAACTTCAACGTCATCTTCCTGCTCACGAACGGGGATCCGGTCAACCCGAACTACCAATATGCAGGAAGCACGGATCTGCTCGTCACTTGGCTGTATAAATTGACGCTAAACAATCAGCAATACAATCTGTCCGCGGTGATCGGGATTATCATCTTCATCATCATCGCATCGGTATCGATCTATAACTTCCGCAAGACAAGATCTTACCGAGAGGAGGATATGGTCGTATGA
- a CDS encoding sugar ABC transporter substrate-binding protein has protein sequence MKKKSVAILVALLMVFLAACGSSQNSGKNASNTPQPAPVNTDANGNQNAADDDELLPEEGAKLVVWESKEEKPFIEAIGKKFEELYGVPVTVEEVPGGDQGGRLATDGPAGLAADILTMPHDHIGPAATAGLILPNDYFEEETRATMVESAIIASTYNGILYGYPKSVETYALFYNKELISEPPATWEEVIEFAKSYNDPANNKFAIMFENGNFYFGYPFVASYGGYVFGNDGSDGSDLGVNTEGAVKGFEVFQSLKEILPLNTGDITWDVKTQLFTDGKLAMNIDGPWAVSTFRDQVDFGIAPLPAMEDGVPSISFSGVKSYYVNSYSKYPNAARLFAYFASSLENQLINYEMTGIIPAHKEAGEDERIKNDPIVSGFFEQFTYSHPMPSIPEMQNVWEPMAAAMTTIWNDGADVRQTLDTTANTIKQRISSSN, from the coding sequence ATGAAAAAGAAAAGTGTAGCGATCTTAGTGGCACTTCTGATGGTATTCTTGGCAGCATGCGGAAGTTCACAGAACAGCGGGAAGAATGCTTCCAACACGCCGCAGCCGGCACCGGTCAATACCGATGCCAATGGGAATCAAAACGCCGCTGATGACGATGAATTGCTGCCGGAGGAAGGGGCGAAGCTGGTCGTCTGGGAGTCCAAAGAAGAGAAGCCCTTCATCGAGGCGATCGGCAAGAAGTTTGAGGAACTGTACGGGGTTCCGGTTACCGTAGAAGAAGTCCCCGGCGGGGACCAAGGCGGACGGCTGGCTACTGACGGACCGGCGGGACTGGCAGCAGACATCCTGACGATGCCGCACGACCATATCGGACCGGCAGCGACGGCTGGACTTATCCTGCCGAACGATTACTTCGAAGAAGAAACGCGTGCGACGATGGTCGAGTCGGCGATTATCGCTTCGACGTACAACGGCATCCTGTACGGATATCCGAAATCCGTTGAAACCTATGCCTTGTTCTACAACAAGGAATTGATCTCGGAACCGCCGGCGACTTGGGAAGAAGTCATCGAATTTGCAAAAAGCTACAATGATCCGGCGAATAACAAGTTTGCAATCATGTTTGAGAACGGGAACTTCTACTTCGGCTATCCTTTCGTAGCCAGCTACGGCGGCTATGTGTTCGGCAATGACGGCTCCGATGGTTCCGATCTGGGCGTGAATACGGAGGGTGCCGTTAAAGGCTTCGAGGTATTCCAGAGCTTGAAGGAGATCCTTCCGCTGAATACGGGGGACATCACTTGGGACGTGAAGACGCAGCTGTTCACCGACGGCAAACTGGCGATGAACATCGACGGTCCATGGGCGGTATCGACCTTCCGCGATCAAGTAGACTTCGGCATCGCGCCGCTGCCGGCGATGGAGGATGGCGTACCGTCGATTTCCTTCTCCGGCGTTAAGTCCTACTATGTCAACTCTTACTCGAAATATCCGAACGCTGCTCGTCTGTTCGCTTACTTCGCGTCGAGCTTGGAAAATCAGCTGATCAACTATGAGATGACGGGCATCATCCCTGCACACAAGGAAGCAGGAGAGGATGAGCGGATCAAGAACGATCCAATCGTAAGCGGATTCTTCGAGCAATTCACGTACTCCCACCCGATGCCTTCGATTCCTGAGATGCAGAATGTGTGGGAGCCGATGGCCGCAGCGATGACGACGATCTGGAACGACGGCGCCGACGTTCGTCAGACGCTGGACACAACAGCGAATACCATTAAGCAAAGAATCAGTTCGTCCAATTAA
- a CDS encoding LacI family DNA-binding transcriptional regulator, with product MTVTIKDVARAAGVSPSTVSRVISNHPRISKATAEKVRRIMDELGYHPNLAAKSLVSKTTYTLGVFLPRPAEELFLNLFFAEFIRGIVTRASKSGYDILMTSCPSEQDEISALNRLMSGKRVDGIILLTSRRNDPVVQYLNEQQFPFILIGRSEEYPDVLSVDNDNVQASYDATMHLIKRGHTRIGFISGPPHLILSHDRKKGYEQAMREAGLEIREDWIIEEEFLQESGYRAMSILMSLSERPSALVVVDDIVAFGILRGLHELGYQVPQDMSLISFNNTALTELSSPPISSVDISIYQLGYLASQNLIHTIQGSYAGEPRTIVPHRLILREST from the coding sequence ATGACCGTTACGATCAAGGACGTAGCCCGCGCAGCCGGCGTGTCTCCTTCCACTGTATCGCGCGTGATCTCCAACCATCCGCGCATCAGCAAAGCTACAGCAGAGAAAGTTCGCAGGATTATGGATGAACTCGGCTATCATCCGAATCTGGCCGCGAAATCCTTGGTTTCCAAGACGACTTACACCCTCGGGGTGTTCCTGCCGCGCCCGGCTGAGGAGTTGTTCTTGAATCTCTTCTTCGCAGAGTTTATCCGCGGCATCGTCACCCGGGCTTCCAAGTCCGGATACGATATCCTGATGACTTCCTGTCCTTCGGAACAGGATGAGATCAGTGCTTTGAACCGATTGATGAGCGGCAAACGGGTTGACGGTATCATCCTGCTCACCTCGCGGCGCAACGACCCAGTAGTCCAATATCTTAATGAACAGCAATTCCCCTTCATCTTGATCGGCCGCAGCGAGGAGTATCCGGATGTCTTGTCCGTCGATAATGACAACGTGCAGGCTTCCTATGATGCTACGATGCATTTGATCAAGCGGGGCCATACCCGCATCGGCTTTATCAGCGGACCGCCGCACCTCATCCTCTCCCATGACCGGAAGAAAGGATATGAGCAGGCGATGCGGGAAGCGGGGCTGGAGATTCGAGAGGATTGGATCATCGAAGAGGAATTCCTGCAGGAGAGCGGCTACCGTGCGATGTCCATCCTCATGAGCTTAAGCGAACGGCCGTCCGCTCTCGTCGTTGTGGATGATATCGTCGCCTTCGGCATTCTGCGGGGACTGCATGAACTCGGCTACCAAGTGCCGCAGGATATGAGTTTGATCAGCTTTAACAACACAGCGTTAACGGAGCTCTCCTCACCGCCGATCAGCAGTGTCGATATCAGCATCTATCAACTGGGTTATCTTGCTTCACAGAACTTGATCCACACGATTCAAGGAAGCTATGCAGGCGAACCGCGCACCATCGTACCCCATCGATTGATCCTGCGCGAATCCACATGA